One segment of Streptomyces sp. XD-27 DNA contains the following:
- a CDS encoding HAMP domain-containing sensor histidine kinase, translated as MRRRILTVYTVLVACLVTALAVPCALAYSSHRTGQLLLERRADATRFAELADQAIRDGDTSGLALEVRRYTLLYGTPVEIRDRNGASVTGGGAWQAKAADRALSGRTTGSLPLVTPFGPGSVVVAEPVGRDAQVSGVVVLRAGTAAARRDVAWVWAAIGAGSVVAVLCALFAARRLARWILRPVTELDATTRAIAEGRMDARVGTAGRGAGRGPAELRLLERRFNAMADAVSAALDRQRAFAADASHELRTPLTVLSLRLENLEPHLAASGGAEYAEALAEVDRLARLLEDLLALARVEADAAAPEPVPAGELRQRLAAWREVYGARGLTLVLDVATTGPLPGAAARIADIALDNAAKFVPEGGTVMVSLRTGTLRIADDGPGLDEEQRAAALGRFWRSPSHGNVPGSGLGLAIAAELAKACGGALALLPAEPHGLVVELRLPDPQSAPARAAYGHPHR; from the coding sequence ATGCGCCGCCGGATCCTGACCGTCTACACCGTTCTGGTCGCCTGTCTGGTCACCGCGCTCGCCGTGCCGTGCGCCCTGGCCTACTCCTCGCACCGGACCGGTCAACTGCTGCTGGAGCGGCGGGCCGACGCCACCCGGTTCGCCGAACTCGCGGACCAGGCGATCCGGGACGGGGACACCTCCGGTCTCGCCCTGGAGGTACGGCGCTACACCCTGCTGTACGGCACGCCGGTGGAGATCCGCGACCGGAACGGGGCCTCGGTCACCGGCGGCGGGGCATGGCAGGCGAAGGCCGCCGACCGGGCCCTGTCCGGCCGAACCACCGGCAGCCTGCCGCTGGTCACACCCTTCGGCCCGGGCTCGGTGGTGGTCGCGGAGCCGGTCGGCCGGGACGCGCAGGTCTCGGGGGTGGTGGTGCTGCGGGCGGGCACTGCTGCGGCGCGGCGGGACGTGGCCTGGGTGTGGGCGGCCATCGGCGCCGGTTCGGTGGTGGCGGTGCTGTGCGCGCTGTTCGCCGCCCGGCGACTGGCCCGGTGGATCCTGCGCCCGGTCACGGAGCTGGACGCCACGACGCGGGCGATCGCCGAGGGGCGGATGGACGCGCGCGTGGGCACGGCCGGCCGCGGGGCCGGCCGCGGGCCGGCGGAACTGCGGCTGCTGGAGCGGCGGTTCAACGCCATGGCGGACGCGGTGTCGGCGGCGCTGGACCGGCAGCGCGCGTTCGCCGCGGACGCCTCGCACGAGCTGCGTACCCCGCTGACCGTGCTGTCGCTGCGGCTGGAGAACCTGGAGCCGCACCTTGCCGCGTCGGGCGGCGCGGAGTACGCGGAGGCGCTGGCGGAGGTGGACCGGCTGGCCCGGCTGCTGGAGGACCTGCTGGCCCTGGCCCGGGTGGAGGCCGACGCCGCGGCGCCGGAGCCGGTCCCGGCCGGTGAGCTGCGGCAGCGGCTGGCGGCGTGGCGGGAGGTGTACGGCGCCCGCGGCCTGACGCTGGTCCTCGACGTGGCGACCACCGGCCCGCTGCCGGGGGCCGCCGCCCGGATCGCCGACATCGCGCTGGACAACGCGGCGAAGTTCGTCCCCGAAGGCGGCACGGTGATGGTGTCGCTGCGCACGGGAACGCTGCGGATCGCCGACGACGGGCCGGGGCTGGACGAGGAGCAGCGCGCCGCGGCACTGGGCCGGTTCTGGCGCTCGCCGAGCCATGGCAACGTCCCCGGCAGCGGACTCGGCCTGGCCATCGCCGCCGAGCTGGCGAAAGCCTGCGGCGGCGCGCTCGCCCTCCTCCCGGCGGAGCCGCACGGCCTGGTGGTGGAACTCCGCTTGCCGGACCCGCAATCCGCCCCGGCACGAGCGGCGTACGGGCACCCGCACCGGTAG
- a CDS encoding TAXI family TRAP transporter solute-binding subunit, with protein sequence MPAVPRRPLLALALAAAGGLAGGCDASGPRGTIRLATGPEGGPYAVFGSRLADEVHRAHGELTVRVLTTAASVENLRMLDDGRADVAPALADSAADAAAGRGAFRRRVPVAALARLYLNYLHLVVPADSAIYEPAQLAGRTVSLGAAGSGTSVTAGRVLDAAGVRSVRDARRGLGESVAALRGGAVAAFFWSGGAPTQAITALARELPVRLIPLGDLAPRLRRAHGPVYESVAIPAGAYGHGGPTATVGTPSYLVCRAGLGDDIARAVTEVLFERRDRLPVPDAPGSRLDERYAIGTGTVPLHPGSAAYYRSVHG encoded by the coding sequence GTGCCCGCCGTCCCGCGCCGCCCCCTGCTGGCTCTCGCCCTCGCGGCGGCCGGCGGTCTCGCGGGCGGCTGCGACGCCTCCGGTCCGCGCGGCACGATCCGACTGGCCACCGGGCCCGAAGGCGGGCCGTACGCCGTGTTCGGCAGCCGCCTCGCCGACGAGGTGCACCGCGCGCACGGTGAGCTGACCGTGCGGGTGCTCACCACGGCGGCCAGCGTGGAGAACCTGCGGATGCTCGACGACGGACGGGCGGACGTGGCGCCGGCCCTCGCGGACAGCGCGGCGGACGCGGCGGCGGGCCGCGGCGCCTTCCGACGGCGGGTACCGGTGGCCGCCCTCGCCCGGCTCTACCTCAACTACCTGCACCTCGTGGTGCCCGCCGACTCGGCGATCTACGAGCCCGCGCAGCTCGCCGGGCGCACCGTATCCCTCGGCGCCGCCGGGTCCGGCACGTCCGTGACGGCCGGACGGGTCCTCGACGCCGCCGGGGTGCGCTCGGTGCGCGATGCGCGCCGGGGCCTCGGCGAGTCCGTGGCGGCGCTGCGCGGCGGCGCCGTCGCCGCGTTCTTCTGGTCCGGCGGAGCCCCCACCCAGGCCATCACCGCACTCGCCCGTGAGCTGCCGGTACGACTGATCCCGTTGGGCGACCTGGCCCCGCGGCTGCGCCGCGCCCACGGCCCCGTCTACGAGAGCGTCGCCATCCCCGCGGGCGCGTACGGACACGGCGGGCCGACCGCGACCGTGGGCACCCCCAGCTACCTGGTCTGCCGGGCGGGCCTGGGCGACGACATCGCGCGTGCGGTCACCGAGGTGCTGTTCGAACGCCGGGACCGGCTGCCGGTGCCGGACGCGCCGGGCAGCCGACTGGACGAGCGCTACGCGATCGGAACCGGCACGGTGCCGCTCCACCCGGGCTCCGCCGCCTACTACCGCTCCGTCCACGGCTGA
- a CDS encoding MepB family protein has translation MVTNQSWTGLHGDLLAAKALVYDPSGFACSPPVPEPESAEYAACAFTLDGRSVRFRVAKTTPTKVGQFVTVWQRSEEGPIRPFDADDGVDLFVISSRDGDGFGQFVFPREVLCERAIVSRGGSGGKRGFRVYPPWVTTTNRQARSAQAWQVNYFFHLGQDGPADLRRAHALYHP, from the coding sequence ATGGTGACGAATCAGTCGTGGACGGGGCTTCACGGCGACCTGCTGGCGGCGAAGGCGTTGGTGTACGACCCGAGCGGTTTCGCCTGCTCACCGCCGGTGCCCGAACCGGAGAGCGCCGAGTACGCGGCGTGCGCGTTCACGCTCGACGGCCGCTCGGTTCGGTTCCGCGTGGCCAAGACCACCCCGACGAAGGTGGGTCAGTTCGTCACCGTGTGGCAGCGGTCCGAGGAGGGGCCGATCCGGCCCTTCGACGCCGACGACGGGGTGGACCTCTTCGTCATCAGCAGCCGCGACGGCGACGGCTTCGGACAGTTCGTGTTCCCGCGCGAGGTGTTGTGCGAGCGCGCCATCGTCTCCCGCGGCGGCTCCGGCGGGAAGCGTGGATTCCGCGTCTATCCGCCGTGGGTGACCACGACCAACCGGCAGGCCCGCAGCGCCCAGGCATGGCAGGTGAACTACTTCTTCCACCTCGGCCAGGACGGGCCTGCCGACCTGAGGCGCGCCCACGCCCTCTATCACCCCTGA
- a CDS encoding ATP-binding protein, with protein MAVALPQRSTTISLLPSGGVETGLCHERFQLPARGASVAAARRRVRGHLPAWGFGGDACDAVELVISELVTNALVHTASEQILCVLRADAEVLYVEVADQGGGPVGPSARQAGADDECGRGLMLVRALADAWGDRPVAGGGRAVWAQLRR; from the coding sequence ATGGCCGTGGCACTACCTCAGCGCAGCACGACGATCAGCCTCCTGCCCTCCGGTGGTGTCGAGACCGGCCTGTGCCACGAAAGATTCCAACTGCCCGCGCGGGGAGCCTCCGTGGCCGCGGCCCGGCGCCGGGTCCGCGGGCATCTGCCGGCGTGGGGCTTCGGTGGCGACGCCTGCGACGCTGTCGAACTGGTGATCTCCGAACTGGTCACCAATGCCTTGGTGCACACGGCCAGCGAGCAGATCCTGTGCGTGCTGCGGGCCGACGCGGAGGTGTTGTACGTCGAGGTTGCCGACCAGGGCGGGGGACCGGTCGGACCCTCGGCGCGGCAGGCCGGCGCGGACGACGAGTGCGGGCGCGGGCTGATGCTCGTGCGCGCCCTCGCCGACGCGTGGGGGGACCGGCCTGTCGCGGGGGGCGGCCGTGCGGTCTGGGCGCAGCTGAGGCGCTGA
- a CDS encoding helix-turn-helix transcriptional regulator has protein sequence MGEARSAPTVGQMVLGMRLRTLREKAGVSFDQAAKALHVNQTTVRRMEKAEVGLKIPYVEKLLLTYGVPREEVDAFLALAQEANRPGWWHRFRDVLPEWFSLYVSLEEAAYRIRAYEPHCVPGLLQTEDYARALFKVGFPFASDQELDRRVALRLERQALLTRPEAPHLWAVIDETALRRPVGGPAVMRAQIDRLIEALALPNVTLQVLPFAAGPHPGMFGPFQLFRFEIPELPDIVYGENLTGAGYIDQRADVAIHLEALDRMCTQATPVHRTEAFLGAIRKEY, from the coding sequence GTGGGTGAAGCGCGGTCTGCCCCGACCGTCGGCCAGATGGTCCTCGGCATGCGGCTGCGGACGCTCCGCGAGAAGGCCGGGGTCTCCTTCGACCAGGCCGCCAAGGCGCTGCACGTCAACCAGACCACGGTACGCCGCATGGAGAAGGCCGAAGTCGGCCTGAAGATCCCGTACGTCGAGAAGCTGCTGCTGACGTACGGCGTTCCGCGCGAGGAGGTCGACGCGTTCCTCGCGCTCGCCCAGGAGGCCAACAGGCCTGGCTGGTGGCACCGGTTCCGCGATGTGCTGCCCGAGTGGTTCAGCCTCTATGTGAGCCTGGAGGAGGCGGCGTACCGCATCCGGGCGTACGAGCCGCACTGCGTGCCCGGACTGCTGCAGACCGAGGACTACGCGCGCGCCCTGTTCAAGGTCGGCTTCCCCTTCGCGAGCGACCAGGAGTTGGACCGCCGGGTCGCGCTGCGGCTGGAGCGGCAGGCGCTGCTCACCCGCCCCGAGGCGCCCCATCTGTGGGCGGTGATCGACGAGACCGCGCTGCGCAGACCCGTCGGCGGACCGGCCGTCATGCGGGCGCAGATCGACCGGCTCATCGAGGCTCTCGCGCTGCCGAACGTCACCCTCCAGGTGCTGCCGTTCGCCGCCGGCCCCCATCCGGGCATGTTCGGTCCCTTCCAACTCTTCAGGTTCGAGATTCCGGAGCTGCCGGACATCGTCTACGGCGAGAACCTGACCGGTGCGGGCTACATCGACCAGCGCGCCGACGTGGCCATCCATCTGGAGGCCTTGGACCGGATGTGCACCCAAGCCACTCCGGTGCACCGAACCGAGGCCTTCCTCGGCGCGATTCGCAAGGAGTACTGA
- a CDS encoding DUF397 domain-containing protein has product MDHIYNGMPSKHLGTEGWQKPWSGPNGGSCVEVMKLSDGRVALRQSTDPDGPALIYAYHEIETFIQGAKAGAADFLLT; this is encoded by the coding sequence GTGGATCACATATACAACGGCATGCCCTCCAAACATCTCGGTACGGAGGGCTGGCAGAAGCCATGGAGCGGGCCGAACGGCGGCAGCTGCGTGGAGGTCATGAAGCTCAGCGACGGGCGGGTGGCGCTCCGCCAGTCGACCGACCCCGACGGCCCCGCCCTGATCTACGCGTACCACGAGATCGAAACGTTCATCCAGGGAGCCAAGGCCGGCGCGGCGGACTTCCTGCTCACCTGA
- a CDS encoding SAM-dependent methyltransferase, with amino-acid sequence MTDNGLTLGQIDTSRPHTARMYDYYLGGKDHYESDQECADGVIALFPAIKIVARTNRSFMHRATRWLAREAGIRQFLDIGTGIPTEPNLHQVAQSVAPDSRIVYTDHDPIVLTHAQALLHSTPEGRTAYVQADVREPERILSAPELHETLDLSQPVALSLNALLHFVSDEFRPYELVRQLVDALPSGSYLVVSHCTPDFEPETWTKLVEIYRNGGIPAQVRSRSEVEAFFAGLELVEPGVVSAHRWKPDEEAAAATVTDGEVSMWAGVARKP; translated from the coding sequence ATGACCGACAACGGACTCACACTCGGCCAGATCGACACCAGCAGGCCGCACACGGCCCGGATGTACGACTACTACCTCGGTGGCAAGGACCACTACGAGTCGGACCAGGAGTGTGCCGACGGTGTGATAGCGCTCTTCCCCGCCATCAAGATCGTCGCCCGCACCAACCGGTCGTTCATGCACCGTGCCACCCGCTGGCTGGCCCGGGAGGCGGGGATCCGCCAGTTCCTCGACATCGGCACCGGCATCCCCACCGAGCCCAACCTGCACCAGGTCGCCCAGAGCGTCGCCCCGGACTCCCGGATCGTCTACACCGACCACGATCCGATCGTCCTCACCCACGCCCAGGCGCTGCTGCACAGCACCCCCGAGGGCCGTACCGCCTACGTCCAGGCGGATGTGCGGGAACCCGAGCGCATTCTGTCGGCACCCGAGCTGCACGAGACGCTGGACCTGAGCCAGCCGGTCGCCCTCTCCCTCAACGCTCTGCTGCACTTCGTCTCGGACGAGTTCAGGCCGTACGAACTCGTCCGGCAACTGGTCGACGCCCTGCCCTCGGGGAGCTATCTCGTGGTGTCCCACTGCACGCCCGACTTCGAACCGGAGACCTGGACGAAGCTCGTCGAGATCTACCGCAACGGCGGCATACCGGCCCAGGTGCGCTCCCGCTCCGAGGTCGAGGCCTTCTTCGCGGGACTGGAGCTGGTCGAGCCGGGTGTGGTGTCGGCACACCGGTGGAAGCCCGACGAGGAGGCGGCCGCCGCCACCGTCACGGACGGCGAGGTGTCCATGTGGGCGGGCGTGGCCCGAAAGCCGTGA